The Bacillus sp. Bos-x628 genome segment GTGAGTCTGCTTAGGAACATAGCATATATCTTATAAGGCAGGAGCGCCTTAAATTTAAAAAGGAAATGCCACGTTTTCGTTGCCTTATGCACCGTCAATTTGACGATTTCTCCTTCTTCAAAGTAACGACTGAGGTCATCATCTGTCATTTGAATCTGATTGAGTAGTATATGAAATTGTCGCCGGGTGATCGGTAATTGTTCATCCAAGACAGGGGCCCTCCTTTTGTAAATCAGAAAGGTACCTCTTTTCTACAAGGAGGTACCTTCATTTTTTTGTTCAAACCTCTATGCGTGACGAATAAATGAAATCAGCTCATCAACTGATACTTCATGTGTTTCACCTGATTTTCTAAATTTCACTTCCACAACGCCTTCTTCTGAACGTTTTCCGCAACTAATGCGAATTGGTAATCCAATTAAATCACTGTCTGCAAATTTAACGCCTGCGCGCTCCGTGCGATCATCGAATAGCACATCAAAGCCTTCCTCTTCTAAGCGCTCGTATAATGTTTCAGCAAGTTCTTTTTGTGCATCATTTTTCATATTTAACGCCAGCAGATGAAGGTCATAAGGAGCAACTGCTTTTGGCCAAATAATCCCTTTATCATCATGATGCTGTTCGACGATGGCAGAAAGTGTTCTGGAAATACCAATACCATAGCAGCCCATCAGCATTGGCTGCGTTCTGCCATTCTCATCAAGAAAAGTCGCATCCATTGACTCAGAATAGCGTGTTCCTAGTTTAAAGACTTGTCCTACTTCAATTCCTTTTGCAAATTGAATGATGCCTTCACCATCTGGAGATACATCTCCTTCTTGAATAAAGCGAAGATCTGCATATTCTTTTATTGCCACATCACGAGCAGGATTTACATTTACATAATGATAATCTGCTTCGTTTGCACCTGCTACTGCATTTGTTATGCCTTTTACAGCTAAATCAGCATAAATATCAACCTTCGCATCTAGCTGAACAGGTCCAATAAAACCAGGTTCTGTTCCAATAACTTCAAGCACTTCTTCACGTGAAGCAAGCTCTACAAGCTGTGCGCCAACTACATTCTTCAATTTCACATCATTGACTTCATGATCGCCTCTTGTCAGTACAAGAACATACGCTTCGTCTGCTTTAAATAATACAGATTTGATACATGCGGAAGGTTCTACTTCTAGGAAAGCAGATACTTCTTGAATCGTCTTCACGTTTGGCGTGTGTACTTTCTTAAGCTCTTTAAAGTCCGCAGGATTTGCTTCTTCTCCTTTAAATACAGCTTCTGCCATTTCTATATTGGCTGCATATGATGAAGTGTCGGAATAAGCGATCGTATCTTCTCCTACTTCTGAAAGCGCCATAAATTCATGTGTGTCTTTTCCTCCCATTGCACCAGAATCTGCAATAACCGGTCTAAAATTAAGACCAACTTTTGAGAAAATATTGGCGTAAGCTGTAAACATTTTATCGTATGTTTCATCAAGGCTTTCTGATGTTGCATGAAATGAGTAAGCATCCTTCATAATGAATTCACGTCCACGTAATAAGCCAAAGCGTGGTCTTTGTTCATCGCGGAATTTTGATTGAATTTGGTAAAGTGTCAAAGGTAGCTTCTTATACGATTTCACTTCACTACGTACAAGTGATGTGATTACTTCTTCGTGTGTCGGACCGAGTGCAAATTCACGACCATGACGATCTTTCATACGCATGAGTTCTGGACCGTATGTATGCCATCTTCCTGACTCTTGCCACATTTCAGCCTGTTGCAGAACTGGCATTAACAGTTCTGCTGCTCCTATCTTTTCCATTTCTTTGCGAACGATAGCTTGAATATGCTGAATCACTTTATGAGCGAGTGGCAAATAATGATAGATTCCGCTTGTATTTTGCCTGATGAATCCAGCTCTTAATAAGAGCTGATGACTTTTCGCCTCTGCATCTGCTGGCACCTCTCGAAGAGTTGGAATTAAAGTCAGGGATTGTCTCATGTTCATTACACCTCAATTTATTATATAGGACTTCT includes the following:
- a CDS encoding proline--tRNA ligase, whose amino-acid sequence is MRQSLTLIPTLREVPADAEAKSHQLLLRAGFIRQNTSGIYHYLPLAHKVIQHIQAIVRKEMEKIGAAELLMPVLQQAEMWQESGRWHTYGPELMRMKDRHGREFALGPTHEEVITSLVRSEVKSYKKLPLTLYQIQSKFRDEQRPRFGLLRGREFIMKDAYSFHATSESLDETYDKMFTAYANIFSKVGLNFRPVIADSGAMGGKDTHEFMALSEVGEDTIAYSDTSSYAANIEMAEAVFKGEEANPADFKELKKVHTPNVKTIQEVSAFLEVEPSACIKSVLFKADEAYVLVLTRGDHEVNDVKLKNVVGAQLVELASREEVLEVIGTEPGFIGPVQLDAKVDIYADLAVKGITNAVAGANEADYHYVNVNPARDVAIKEYADLRFIQEGDVSPDGEGIIQFAKGIEVGQVFKLGTRYSESMDATFLDENGRTQPMLMGCYGIGISRTLSAIVEQHHDDKGIIWPKAVAPYDLHLLALNMKNDAQKELAETLYERLEEEGFDVLFDDRTERAGVKFADSDLIGLPIRISCGKRSEEGVVEVKFRKSGETHEVSVDELISFIRHA